Proteins from one Streptomyces genisteinicus genomic window:
- a CDS encoding IS5 family transposase (programmed frameshift) — MGRGDLTNHEWSLLEPHLPPKGRRGGRWNDHRTVINGILFRVRTGVPWRDLPERYGPWKTVYERHRRWSADGTWDRILQSVQADADLAGRIDWSMVGVDSTSCRAHQHAAGARKAKPRVPKKRTTPRHHRPDEGLGRSRGGLTCKIHLAGEGGCRPMAFLVTPGQWGDAPQMVEVLDRIRVPRPLGGRPRTRPEHVSGDKAYSSRRNRRYLRRRRIRHTIPEPKDQQANRRRKGREGGRPTGFHRDHYRRRNEVERTINRLKNSRAVATRYDKRAYVFHGTVTAAAIRLWLRQ; from the exons ATGGGTCGGGGGGATCTGACGAATCACGAGTGGTCGCTGCTGGAGCCGCATCTGCCTCCAAAGGGTCGCCGGGGTGGCCGGTGGAACGACCACCGCACCGTGATCAACGGGATCCTGTTCCGGGTTCGTACCGGTGTTCCGTGGCGCGATCTGCCGGAACGTTACGGGCCGTGGAAGACCGTCTATGAGCGGCATCGCCGCTGGTCGGCGGATGGCACCTGGGACCGGATCCTGCAGTCGGTCCAGGCCGACGCCGACCTCGCGGGCCGGATCGACTGGTCGATGGTCGGCGTCGACTCGACGTCCTGCCGGGCTCATCAGCACGCGGCCGGCGCCCGCAAAGCCAAGCCGCGGGTCCCGA AAAAAAGGACGACGCCCCGGCACCACCGCCCCGACGAGGGACTCGGACGGTCCCGGGGCGGCCTGACTTGCAAGATCCACCTCGCGGGTGAAGGAGGCTGCCGCCCCATGGCCTTTCTGGTCACGCCTGGCCAGTGGGGCGATGCCCCCCAGATGGTTGAGGTCCTGGACCGGATCCGGGTCCCCAGACCGCTGGGTGGACGGCCCCGAACCCGGCCCGAGCACGTCAGCGGCGACAAGGCATACAGCTCCCGCCGAAACCGCCGCTACCTTCGAAGACGCCGCATCCGGCACACAATCCCGGAACCCAAGGACCAGCAGGCCAACCGTCGACGCAAAGGCAGAGAAGGCGGCAGGCCCACCGGCTTCCACCGCGACCACTACCGGCGCCGCAACGAGGTCGAGCGGACCATCAACCGGCTGAAGAACTCCCGCGCAGTCGCTACTCGTTACGACAAGCGGGCCTACGTCTTCCACGGGACCGTCACCGCCGCAGCGATCCGGCTCTGGCTTCGGCAGTGA
- a CDS encoding carbohydrate kinase family protein, protein MDRPGSPGSVDVLGECVADIFEDHDRSDSGGLALRALAGGGPANTAVALARLGTPTRFLGRFSRDAFGTLFRARLSASGVDLGDSVTASEPSTLAVADLDATGQAAYTFYAEGAADWQWTGSELAATRHDDAVCLHTGSLALIRRPAGNRIEEHLAQVREHATVSVDPNVRPLLVAPSAYRERLPHWCALADILRLSEDDCAVLAPDTGLDKACDTWHAAGVRLVVITLGGNGALASLDGMRVTVTAPPVTVVDTVGAGDSFTAGLLHRLAALGHLGGRLDALTLDDVTDACSFAAQVAALTCSVAGANPPWADETEAGSGAGRFLTRRAG, encoded by the coding sequence ATGGACCGACCCGGGTCCCCCGGCAGTGTCGACGTCCTCGGCGAGTGCGTCGCCGACATCTTCGAGGACCACGACCGGTCCGATTCCGGCGGACTGGCCCTGCGGGCGCTGGCCGGAGGAGGCCCGGCCAACACCGCTGTCGCCCTCGCCCGGCTCGGCACCCCAACCCGATTCCTAGGACGCTTCTCCCGTGACGCCTTCGGCACGCTCTTCCGCGCCCGCCTCAGCGCCTCCGGCGTCGACCTGGGCGACAGCGTGACCGCCTCCGAGCCCAGCACACTCGCCGTCGCCGACCTCGACGCGACCGGCCAGGCCGCGTACACCTTCTACGCCGAGGGCGCCGCCGACTGGCAGTGGACCGGCAGCGAACTCGCCGCGACGCGGCACGACGACGCGGTCTGCCTGCACACCGGCTCCCTCGCGCTGATCCGCCGGCCCGCCGGCAACCGCATCGAGGAACACCTCGCTCAGGTCCGCGAGCACGCCACCGTGTCCGTCGACCCCAATGTCCGCCCTCTGCTCGTGGCCCCCTCCGCCTATCGTGAACGGTTGCCCCATTGGTGCGCCCTCGCCGACATCCTCCGCCTCAGCGAGGACGACTGCGCCGTCCTCGCCCCTGACACCGGGCTGGACAAGGCGTGCGACACCTGGCACGCGGCCGGCGTCCGCCTCGTCGTCATCACCCTCGGCGGCAACGGTGCCCTCGCGTCACTCGACGGCATGCGCGTCACCGTCACGGCCCCTCCTGTCACCGTGGTCGACACCGTCGGAGCCGGGGACTCCTTCACCGCGGGCCTCCTCCACCGCCTCGCCGCCCTCGGACACCTCGGCGGCCGGCTCGATGCGCTGACCCTCGACGACGTCACCGACGCCTGCTCGTTCGCCGCCCAGGTCGCCGCCCTGACCTGCTCCGTCGCCGGTGCGAACCCGCCCTGGGCGGATGAGACGGAGGCCGGGTCCGGCGCCGGTCGATTCCTGACCCGGCGAGCAGGCTGA
- a CDS encoding glycoside hydrolase family 32 protein has product MSTSPADPHLPAVHLRPPRNWINDPNGLVFHDGYYHVFFQYNPHGPQHANMHWGHYRSPDLITWEPLPVALAPTPGGYDADGCFSGNAISTGDRMVAFYSAHRNDRWWQPVTTAESHDNGHTWTKRPDLLIPEPPAGTTMYRDPYVWRQNERWRMLVGSALDDGRAAALLYESEDLEHWTYRGPFHTSDTTADAGPIGWECPQYATFGNRNALILSDWTPQGGPSHTTVVTGREKDEGGFEATTAPVPLDHGPDFYAPALLKAPGEDRWLMWGWAWEARDDAWAHETGWAGVLTLPREVTLNADGTVAQRPARELLALRGPRVLHGTGYATQTEPAELGQIGHTFDLTAALVPDPTGTSGLRLITSADGSEHLDISLDPTAGHLVVDRTHASTDARARGGVYTAPCPAAARPNTPVELRVIVDRSIAEVYLADEQVLTLRFYPSTDGPWRLQARTTGAGRGEFAVAAWNLIPEDLPREAQLAGRGTQGA; this is encoded by the coding sequence GTGTCCACGTCGCCTGCCGACCCCCACCTGCCCGCCGTCCATCTGCGACCGCCCCGCAACTGGATCAACGACCCCAACGGCCTGGTCTTCCACGACGGCTACTACCACGTCTTCTTCCAGTACAACCCGCACGGCCCCCAGCACGCGAACATGCACTGGGGCCACTACCGCAGCCCCGACCTGATCACCTGGGAACCCCTCCCCGTCGCCCTCGCCCCCACGCCCGGCGGATACGACGCGGACGGCTGTTTCTCCGGCAACGCCATCTCCACCGGCGACCGCATGGTGGCCTTCTACTCCGCCCACCGCAACGACCGCTGGTGGCAGCCCGTCACCACCGCCGAGTCCCACGACAACGGCCACACCTGGACCAAGCGCCCCGACCTGCTCATCCCCGAGCCACCCGCCGGCACCACCATGTACCGCGACCCCTACGTCTGGCGGCAGAACGAACGCTGGAGAATGCTGGTCGGCTCCGCCCTCGACGACGGCCGCGCCGCGGCGCTGCTGTACGAGTCCGAGGACCTGGAGCACTGGACGTACCGCGGTCCCTTCCACACCAGCGACACCACCGCTGATGCGGGCCCTATCGGCTGGGAGTGCCCCCAGTACGCCACCTTCGGCAACCGAAACGCCCTGATCCTCAGCGACTGGACCCCCCAGGGCGGCCCCAGCCACACCACCGTCGTCACCGGCCGGGAGAAGGACGAGGGGGGCTTCGAAGCGACCACGGCCCCCGTGCCGCTGGACCACGGTCCCGACTTCTACGCCCCCGCCCTGCTGAAGGCACCCGGAGAAGACCGCTGGCTGATGTGGGGCTGGGCCTGGGAGGCCCGGGACGACGCCTGGGCACACGAAACGGGCTGGGCAGGCGTCCTCACGCTCCCCCGAGAGGTGACCCTCAACGCCGACGGCACGGTCGCCCAGCGCCCCGCCCGCGAACTACTGGCCCTGCGCGGCCCACGAGTCCTGCACGGCACCGGGTACGCCACCCAGACCGAGCCGGCCGAACTCGGCCAGATCGGCCACACCTTCGACCTCACCGCCGCCCTCGTCCCGGACCCCACCGGCACGAGCGGGCTGCGCCTGATCACCTCCGCCGACGGCTCCGAGCACCTCGACATCAGCCTCGACCCCACGGCAGGCCACCTCGTCGTCGACCGCACCCACGCCTCGACGGACGCCCGCGCACGGGGAGGCGTGTACACCGCGCCGTGCCCGGCCGCCGCACGCCCCAACACTCCTGTCGAGCTCCGTGTGATCGTGGACCGATCGATAGCCGAGGTCTACCTGGCCGACGAGCAGGTCCTCACCCTGCGGTTCTACCCGTCCACCGACGGGCCGTGGCGGCTGCAGGCCCGTACGACAGGGGCGGGTCGCGGTGAGTTCGCCGTCGCGGCCTGGAATCTGATCCCGGAAGACCTCCCCCGAGAAGCCCAACTGGCGGGCCGGGGAACGCAGGGCGCTTGA
- a CDS encoding radical SAM protein, with translation MATPVPTRPSADSPAGGVLSVELELTGNCQLECSHCCTLSGPEVTQGAMTLTDWQQVVDDIAALGIPAVQFIGGEPTRSLTLLPLITHALCRELKVEVYSNLTHVRLPQWAAFEQYGVRLATSYYSDDPAEHDRITGVAGSHARTRANIIRAVERRIPLRAGVVQLEDAQRVDAAVAELRELGVTNIRVDRVRAVGRAAETVGIPSVSELCGRCFHHRLAISPDGDLYGCILSRFLPTGNVRQRRLADIMLSPEYAAARAAIPPMSTDGCPPDDSSDCNPANTEACGPAYDD, from the coding sequence GTGGCCACCCCAGTTCCCACACGCCCGTCAGCGGACTCTCCCGCCGGCGGCGTCCTCTCCGTCGAGCTCGAACTCACCGGCAACTGCCAACTCGAGTGCTCTCACTGCTGCACCCTCTCGGGCCCCGAGGTCACCCAGGGGGCCATGACCCTGACCGACTGGCAGCAGGTCGTCGACGACATCGCCGCGCTCGGCATCCCCGCCGTGCAGTTCATCGGCGGCGAACCGACCCGCTCGCTCACCCTCCTGCCGCTCATCACCCACGCCCTGTGCCGGGAGCTGAAGGTCGAGGTGTACTCCAACCTCACGCACGTCCGCCTCCCGCAGTGGGCTGCCTTCGAGCAGTACGGCGTCCGCCTGGCCACCAGCTACTACAGCGACGACCCGGCGGAACACGACCGGATCACCGGCGTCGCCGGCAGCCACGCCCGCACTCGAGCCAACATCATCCGCGCCGTCGAGCGCCGCATCCCGCTGCGCGCCGGCGTCGTCCAGCTCGAGGACGCACAGCGCGTCGACGCCGCGGTGGCAGAGCTCCGGGAGCTCGGCGTGACGAACATCCGCGTCGACCGCGTCCGCGCCGTGGGCCGGGCCGCCGAGACGGTCGGCATCCCGAGCGTCAGCGAGCTGTGCGGCCGCTGCTTCCACCACCGGCTCGCCATCTCCCCGGACGGCGACCTCTACGGATGCATCCTCAGCCGCTTCCTGCCGACCGGTAACGTCAGGCAGCGCCGTCTCGCCGACATCATGCTCAGCCCCGAGTACGCGGCCGCCCGCGCCGCGATCCCCCCGATGTCCACGGACGGCTGCCCGCCCGACGACTCGAGCGACTGCAACCCGGCCAACACCGAGGCCTGCGGCCCCGCCTACGACGACTAG
- a CDS encoding HAD family hydrolase produces MIRAVVFDVGECLVDETREYGTWADWLGVPRHTFAAMFGAVIAQGRDYRDVFQEFSPGFDLYEQREARAAAGRPETFGEEDLYPDVRECLRSLRADGLWLGIAGNQTVRAGTILGKLFTNDVDLIGTSDDWGASKPDPEFFRRVAEVVPFANDEILYVGDRLDNDLRPAVQAGMETALVHRGPWATIQWNDEEAVKLPTFRVESLTELAPAVQAFNRSGR; encoded by the coding sequence ATGATTCGCGCAGTGGTGTTCGATGTCGGTGAGTGCCTGGTCGACGAGACCAGGGAGTACGGAACCTGGGCAGACTGGCTGGGAGTTCCCCGGCACACATTCGCCGCCATGTTCGGCGCGGTGATCGCGCAGGGCCGGGACTACCGGGACGTCTTCCAGGAGTTCTCGCCGGGATTCGACCTCTACGAACAGCGAGAGGCGCGTGCGGCGGCGGGCCGCCCGGAGACGTTCGGGGAGGAAGACCTCTACCCGGACGTCCGCGAATGCCTTCGCTCACTGCGCGCCGACGGGCTGTGGCTCGGCATCGCCGGGAACCAGACCGTGCGAGCGGGGACGATCCTGGGCAAGCTGTTCACCAACGATGTCGACCTGATCGGCACGTCAGACGACTGGGGCGCGAGCAAGCCGGACCCCGAGTTCTTCCGGCGGGTGGCCGAAGTGGTCCCCTTCGCGAACGACGAGATCCTCTATGTCGGGGACCGCTTGGACAACGACCTGCGCCCCGCTGTCCAAGCGGGCATGGAGACGGCGCTCGTCCACCGCGGGCCCTGGGCCACGATCCAGTGGAACGACGAGGAGGCAGTGAAGCTCCCGACCTTCCGGGTCGAGAGCCTCACAGAGTTGGCGCCGGCCGTCCAGGCGTTCAACCGCTCAGGGCGCTGA
- a CDS encoding transcriptional regulator, producing the protein MARSAGNVRLKAARLAAGYPSQQALAQAMSRHGLTVGVRQVRRWESETPPWPHPACQRVLTELLGQDMADLGFTSSTGRDSQTPGHRHETPMTTSVRRAGGSVHSQASRAVQPATAAHDYAAVTRAHRHLYWSVAPATLHPTASAHAVLGCALLPETAGAPRQLLAAALSETYLLCGRMEFFDLRQPETAHDTYLRALQAAGEADDQLLGAAVLAHMAFIPGWSGRRDEAAERMVAARTYARRGQPSALFLAWLDAVEAECETRCGNVRTALHLINHAEDILGGDSENATPDWLDWFTPVRLAAFKGNTQLKAGHLPQARTTLTGVLEDLPSEDGKQRSVILGDLAAVEAAAENAQEACGYALRALEQLETSWYATGIERVRDVRRQLVPWQHEVCVRDLDEKLYGWGTTLSALSG; encoded by the coding sequence GTGGCAAGGTCAGCAGGAAACGTCCGGCTCAAGGCAGCGCGCCTGGCCGCGGGCTACCCGTCGCAGCAGGCTCTGGCCCAGGCCATGTCCAGGCACGGTCTGACCGTTGGCGTCCGCCAGGTCCGGCGCTGGGAGTCGGAAACTCCTCCCTGGCCCCACCCCGCGTGCCAGCGCGTGCTCACCGAACTCTTGGGGCAGGACATGGCCGACCTCGGATTCACCTCATCGACCGGCCGGGACTCCCAGACCCCCGGCCATCGTCACGAGACGCCGATGACAACCTCGGTGCGTCGCGCCGGCGGATCGGTGCACAGTCAGGCTTCGCGCGCTGTGCAGCCCGCAACGGCAGCCCACGACTACGCCGCCGTGACTCGGGCGCACAGGCATCTGTACTGGAGCGTGGCACCTGCCACGCTCCACCCGACCGCCAGCGCCCACGCAGTCCTAGGCTGTGCGCTCCTGCCCGAGACCGCCGGGGCACCTCGGCAACTCCTCGCCGCAGCCCTGTCGGAGACGTATCTCCTGTGTGGGCGAATGGAGTTCTTCGACCTGCGCCAGCCCGAGACGGCGCACGACACCTACCTGCGTGCTCTTCAGGCGGCCGGCGAAGCCGATGACCAGCTCCTGGGTGCGGCAGTGCTCGCCCACATGGCGTTCATCCCGGGCTGGTCCGGTCGGCGGGACGAGGCGGCCGAGCGCATGGTGGCGGCCCGCACGTACGCCCGACGGGGGCAACCGAGCGCGCTGTTCCTCGCCTGGCTCGACGCAGTGGAGGCCGAATGCGAGACGCGCTGCGGAAACGTGCGCACCGCCCTGCACCTGATCAACCACGCCGAGGACATCCTCGGCGGTGACTCCGAGAACGCCACGCCCGATTGGCTGGACTGGTTCACCCCCGTGCGGCTGGCTGCCTTCAAGGGCAACACTCAGCTCAAGGCAGGACACCTGCCGCAGGCCCGAACAACACTCACGGGCGTGCTGGAAGACCTTCCCTCAGAGGACGGCAAGCAGCGGTCCGTGATCCTCGGCGACCTGGCGGCCGTCGAGGCTGCCGCCGAGAACGCCCAAGAGGCGTGCGGCTACGCCCTGCGAGCGCTCGAGCAGCTCGAGACGAGCTGGTACGCCACCGGCATCGAGCGGGTCCGTGACGTGCGGCGCCAGCTCGTTCCCTGGCAACATGAAGTCTGCGTACGCGACCTGGACGAGAAGCTGTACGGCTGGGGAACGACCCTCAGCGCCCTGAGCGGTTGA
- a CDS encoding carbohydrate ABC transporter permease has product MTSLLKRLGGHAGRIVLALVFALPLVFMLVSSFKTDDQIFGDLGSVSAFLPVGALSLDNYTAMFDRVPAARFLLNSVLISSITVVLGIIVNSLAAFALARMRWSGRKVVLTTVIATLIVPFETFALPLVWWVNQLPLLRVNGFQLEWTTGWMDTYQVQILPFVANAFSIFFFHQFFQSIPKELDEAAIMDGAGWFTIYRRIVMPLSGPAVATVAILTFLPAWNSYLWPLMVVQSEELRPVMVGISYFFQLNVGWGQIMAYSSMITVPILALFVAFQRSFVNSIASTGVKG; this is encoded by the coding sequence ATGACCTCCCTCCTCAAGCGACTCGGCGGTCATGCCGGACGCATCGTCCTGGCCCTGGTCTTCGCACTCCCGCTCGTCTTCATGCTGGTCTCGTCGTTCAAGACGGACGACCAGATCTTCGGCGACCTGGGCTCGGTGAGCGCCTTCCTCCCGGTCGGCGCCCTGTCGCTGGACAACTACACGGCCATGTTCGACCGGGTCCCCGCGGCACGGTTCCTGCTGAACTCCGTGCTGATCTCATCGATCACCGTGGTCCTCGGCATCATCGTCAACAGCCTGGCCGCCTTCGCGCTCGCCCGGATGCGGTGGTCAGGCCGCAAGGTCGTCCTGACCACGGTCATCGCCACCCTCATCGTGCCGTTCGAGACGTTCGCGCTGCCGCTGGTGTGGTGGGTCAACCAGCTGCCGCTCCTGCGCGTGAACGGCTTCCAGCTGGAGTGGACCACCGGCTGGATGGACACCTATCAGGTGCAGATCCTGCCGTTCGTCGCCAACGCCTTCTCGATCTTCTTCTTCCACCAGTTCTTCCAGAGCATCCCCAAGGAACTCGACGAAGCGGCGATCATGGACGGCGCCGGCTGGTTCACCATCTACCGCCGCATCGTGATGCCGCTGTCCGGCCCCGCCGTCGCCACCGTCGCCATCCTCACCTTCCTGCCCGCCTGGAACTCCTACCTGTGGCCGCTGATGGTCGTCCAGAGCGAGGAACTGCGCCCGGTGATGGTCGGCATCTCCTACTTCTTCCAGCTCAACGTGGGCTGGGGCCAGATCATGGCCTACTCCTCCATGATCACCGTGCCGATCCTCGCCCTGTTCGTGGCGTTCCAGCGGTCGTTCGTCAACAGCATCGCCTCCACCGGCGTCAAGGGCTGA
- a CDS encoding DUF6415 family natural product biosynthesis protein, which translates to MQHRTALVQPTAGDLMPPAPPDIETMRDSARRAMNFQGDGLELDTLIALLQGHVRLLVPEIRALVQTAPVGDQTALIAQVGIDEAWRRVNTTAFGTDALVRQARKLALSTLSLCDHWENLTSPSV; encoded by the coding sequence ATGCAGCACCGTACCGCCCTGGTACAGCCGACCGCAGGTGACCTGATGCCCCCGGCCCCGCCGGACATCGAGACGATGCGCGACTCCGCCCGCCGCGCCATGAACTTCCAGGGCGACGGCCTGGAGCTGGACACGCTCATCGCGCTGCTCCAGGGCCACGTCCGTCTGCTCGTCCCGGAGATCCGGGCGCTCGTCCAGACGGCCCCGGTCGGGGACCAGACCGCCCTCATCGCCCAGGTCGGCATCGACGAGGCCTGGCGCCGGGTGAACACCACGGCGTTCGGCACCGACGCGCTGGTCCGGCAGGCCCGCAAGCTGGCCCTGTCCACCCTGTCGCTCTGCGACCACTGGGAGAACCTGACCAGCCCGTCGGTCTGA